The region GGGTTATTGAGGCTGCCAAAAGGCAATTATCCCATAGTAGGGGAGCAACATATGCCTAACGGTATCATTAATGTACTAAAGCCTCCAGGCATGACATCACATGATGTTGTGTCTTTTGTTCGGAGGCAATACGGCATAAAACGCGTTGGCCACGCGGGCACCTTGGACCCTGCGGCTGCGGGGGTTTTGCCGGTATTTCTAGGTAACACCACCCGGCTTATTGAATATTTGGCCGATGCTGACAAGAGTTATCGTGCCGAGATTACTTTTGGTTTTGCGACCGATACTGGTGACGACACAGGTCAAATTATTGCCAGTCAACCGTATACCCGACCTGAAGCGAATAAAATAAAAGAAGTATTAGCTTCATTTATTGGCGTAAATGAACAAATTCCGCCCATGTATTCGGCGATCAAGGTTGATGGCAAAAAGTTGTATGAACTAGCGCGTTTGGGACAGACTGTTGAGCGTAAACCGCGAAAAATTGTAATTAGCAATATTGCGCTTGTCAGAGAGTGCGAAAAAGGTATTGTGTTTGACGTAACCTGTTCTAAAGGAACGTACATTCGGACGTTATGTGCTGATATTGGCCGCAGGTTAAACTGTTTGGCAGTAATGAGCTTTTTAGTCA is a window of Sporomusaceae bacterium ACPt DNA encoding:
- the truB gene encoding tRNA pseudouridine synthase B yields the protein MPNGIINVLKPPGMTSHDVVSFVRRQYGIKRVGHAGTLDPAAAGVLPVFLGNTTRLIEYLADADKSYRAEITFGFATDTGDDTGQIIASQPYTRPEANKIKEVLASFIGVNEQIPPMYSAIKVDGKKLYELARLGQTVERKPRKIVISNIALVRECEKGIVFDVTCSKGTYIRTLCADIGRRLNCLAVMSFLVRTRVGNFYLNQSLTLEEIIARKEQAIQNADSVLTHIPAIILSEQDSLAVKNGRSIQCEKTGADLIKMYDKQNNFIGIGREICQAEGRAMLAPVKILSPG